A single window of Hymenobacter sp. APR13 DNA harbors:
- the bglX gene encoding beta-glucosidase BglX: protein MKYPFRTALLLSLGLLASPALQAQAPVSAPQSAPDPKMNRFIDDLLQKMTLEEKIGQLNLITVGFDVTGPVVSKDVDASIRRGAVGSVLNTFTPTAARKLQEMAIKQTRLHIPLIFGYDVIHGHRTIFPIALGLASSWDLTALERSARIAAEEASADGLHWVYSPMVDIARDPRWGRISEGSGEDPYLGSQIARVMVRGYQGADLSKPNAVMACVKHFALYGAAEAGRDYNTTDMSLVRMYNEYLPPYKAAVEAGAGSMMSSFNDINGVPATGNKWLMTDLLRRQWGFQGFVATDYTAINEMTAHGMGNDAQTSALALNAGIDQDMVGEIFLKNLAQNLKDGTVQQAQIDLACRRILEAKYKLGLFQDPYRGTSEKRAKATMMKKDFVADARDIARKSLVLLKNSNNTLPLKKTGTIALVGPLATRQRDMIGSWSGAGDWKQAVSLEQGIRNAVGSSVKIVTAQGANFTDDEQMIARLNEHGGELNVDKRNAEVMIQEAVQAAQGADVIVAAVGESQGMTGEAASRADIGIPAPQMELLKALKKTGKPLVLVLMNGRPLTLPWEDKNADAILETWFAGSQAGNAIADVLFGAYNPSGKLTATFPQHVGQIPLYYNHKNTGRPYAGVALDKYKSRYLDVTNDPLYPFGFGLSYTTFEYGKPELSTASLPMNGTLEVKVTVKNTGSYDGEEVAQLYIRDMVGSISRPVQELKGFQKIMLKKGESRTLTFRLTPDDLKFYNTDLQFVAEPGEFQVMTGPNSRDVQTATFTLVR, encoded by the coding sequence ATGAAATACCCGTTCCGCACCGCCCTGCTGCTGTCGCTGGGGCTGCTCGCGTCGCCGGCGCTGCAGGCCCAGGCGCCCGTCTCCGCTCCCCAAAGCGCCCCCGACCCGAAGATGAACCGCTTCATCGACGACCTGCTCCAAAAAATGACGCTGGAAGAGAAAATCGGCCAGCTCAATCTGATTACGGTGGGCTTCGATGTGACCGGGCCGGTGGTGAGCAAGGACGTGGACGCCAGTATCCGGCGCGGCGCGGTGGGCTCGGTGCTGAACACCTTTACGCCCACGGCAGCGCGCAAGCTGCAGGAAATGGCCATCAAGCAAACCCGCCTGCACATCCCGCTCATCTTCGGCTACGACGTCATCCACGGCCACCGCACCATCTTCCCGATTGCGCTGGGGTTGGCCAGCAGCTGGGACCTGACGGCCCTGGAGCGCAGCGCCCGCATTGCCGCCGAAGAAGCCTCCGCCGACGGCCTGCACTGGGTGTACTCGCCGATGGTGGACATTGCCCGCGACCCGCGCTGGGGCCGCATCAGTGAGGGCTCGGGCGAAGACCCTTACCTGGGCTCGCAGATTGCGCGCGTGATGGTGCGCGGCTACCAGGGCGCCGACCTGAGCAAGCCCAACGCCGTGATGGCCTGCGTGAAGCACTTCGCGCTCTACGGCGCCGCCGAAGCCGGCCGCGACTACAACACCACCGACATGAGCCTGGTGCGCATGTACAACGAGTACTTGCCGCCCTACAAAGCCGCCGTGGAAGCCGGCGCCGGCTCCATGATGTCCTCATTCAACGACATCAACGGTGTGCCCGCCACCGGCAACAAGTGGCTGATGACCGACCTGCTGCGCCGGCAGTGGGGCTTCCAGGGCTTCGTGGCCACCGACTACACCGCCATCAACGAAATGACCGCCCACGGCATGGGCAACGACGCCCAGACCTCGGCCCTGGCCTTGAACGCCGGCATCGACCAAGACATGGTGGGGGAGATATTCCTGAAAAACCTGGCCCAGAACCTCAAGGACGGCACCGTGCAGCAAGCCCAGATTGACCTGGCCTGCCGCCGCATTCTGGAAGCTAAATACAAGCTCGGCCTGTTCCAGGACCCCTACCGCGGCACCAGCGAGAAGCGCGCCAAGGCCACCATGATGAAGAAGGATTTCGTGGCCGATGCCCGCGACATTGCCCGCAAAAGTCTCGTGCTGCTCAAAAACAGCAACAACACCCTGCCCCTTAAAAAAACCGGCACCATTGCCCTGGTCGGCCCCCTGGCCACCCGCCAGCGCGACATGATCGGGAGCTGGAGCGGCGCCGGCGACTGGAAGCAGGCCGTGTCGCTGGAGCAGGGCATCCGCAACGCGGTGGGCAGCTCCGTGAAGATCGTGACGGCCCAGGGCGCCAACTTCACCGACGACGAGCAGATGATTGCGCGCCTCAACGAGCACGGCGGCGAGCTGAACGTGGACAAGCGCAACGCTGAGGTGATGATTCAGGAAGCCGTGCAGGCCGCCCAAGGCGCCGACGTGATTGTGGCGGCCGTGGGCGAGAGCCAGGGCATGACCGGCGAAGCCGCCAGCCGCGCCGACATTGGCATTCCGGCCCCGCAGATGGAGCTGCTCAAGGCCCTGAAGAAAACCGGGAAGCCCCTGGTGCTGGTACTCATGAACGGCCGCCCGCTCACGCTGCCCTGGGAAGACAAGAACGCCGACGCCATCCTCGAAACCTGGTTTGCGGGCTCCCAGGCCGGCAACGCCATTGCCGATGTCCTGTTCGGGGCCTACAACCCTTCGGGCAAGCTCACGGCTACCTTCCCACAACACGTCGGCCAGATTCCGCTCTACTACAACCACAAAAACACCGGCCGTCCCTACGCCGGCGTGGCCCTCGACAAGTACAAGTCGCGCTACCTCGACGTCACCAACGACCCGCTCTACCCGTTCGGTTTCGGCCTGAGCTACACCACGTTCGAGTACGGCAAGCCGGAGCTGAGTACGGCTAGCTTACCCATGAACGGCACGCTGGAAGTGAAGGTAACCGTGAAAAACACCGGCAGCTACGACGGCGAAGAGGTTGCGCAGCTCTATATCCGGGACATGGTGGGCTCCATTTCGCGCCCCGTGCAGGAGCTGAAAGGCTTCCAGAAAATCATGCTCAAGAAAGGCGAAAGCCGCACGCTCACCTTCCGCCTCACCCCCGATGACCTCAAGTTCTACAACACCGACCTGCAGTTTGTGGCCGAACCCGGCGAGTTCCAGGTGATGACCGGCCCCAACTCCCGCGACGTGCAGACGGCCACCTTCACCCTGGTCAGATAA
- the rocD gene encoding ornithine--oxo-acid transaminase, with the protein MHATSAPTTQQSRSQELMALEDQYGAHNYHPLPVVLSRGEGVHLWDVEGKHYFDFLSAYSAVNQGHCHPRIIGALTEQAQKLTLTSRAFFNDQLGAAEKQLCELFNYDKALLMNSGAEAVETALKLARKWGYQEKGIAPNQARILVAEHNFHGRTTGIISFSTDGDSTGGFGPYMPGYQVVPYDDLAALEEALQDPHVCGFLVEPIQGEAGVMVPSEGYLFKAAALCKAHNVLFIADEIQTGLGRTGQLLAVCYEGVHADILILGKALSGGVLPVSAVLARNEIMLTIQPGQHGSTFGGNPLASVVLRAALDVLLEEKLIDNARAMGEVFRERMRRVMAKRPDVVELVRGKGLLNAVVIKPAADGRTAWDVCVTLMERGVLAKPTHGDIIRFAPPLVITEEQLHEACDIIEQVILDF; encoded by the coding sequence ATGCACGCTACTTCCGCCCCCACCACCCAGCAAAGCCGCAGCCAGGAGCTGATGGCCCTCGAAGACCAGTACGGCGCCCACAACTACCACCCGCTGCCCGTGGTGCTGAGCCGCGGGGAAGGTGTGCACCTCTGGGATGTGGAGGGTAAGCACTACTTCGACTTCCTGTCGGCGTACTCGGCCGTCAACCAGGGCCACTGCCACCCGCGCATCATTGGGGCCCTCACCGAGCAGGCCCAGAAGCTCACGCTCACCAGCCGCGCCTTCTTCAACGACCAGCTGGGTGCGGCCGAAAAGCAGCTCTGCGAGCTGTTCAACTACGACAAGGCTCTGCTGATGAACTCCGGCGCCGAGGCCGTGGAAACTGCCCTCAAGCTGGCCCGCAAGTGGGGCTACCAGGAAAAAGGCATTGCGCCCAACCAGGCCCGCATCCTGGTGGCCGAGCACAACTTCCACGGCCGCACCACTGGCATCATCTCCTTCAGCACCGACGGCGACTCCACCGGCGGCTTCGGCCCCTACATGCCCGGCTACCAAGTGGTGCCCTACGACGATCTGGCGGCGCTGGAAGAAGCCCTGCAGGATCCGCACGTGTGTGGTTTCCTAGTGGAGCCCATTCAGGGCGAGGCCGGGGTGATGGTGCCCTCGGAAGGCTACCTGTTCAAGGCCGCCGCGCTGTGCAAAGCCCACAACGTGCTGTTCATCGCCGACGAGATTCAGACCGGCCTGGGCCGCACGGGCCAGCTGCTGGCCGTGTGCTACGAAGGCGTACACGCTGATATTCTGATTCTGGGCAAGGCTCTGAGCGGTGGCGTGCTGCCGGTATCGGCAGTGCTGGCCCGCAACGAAATCATGCTCACCATCCAGCCCGGGCAGCACGGCTCCACCTTCGGCGGCAACCCGCTGGCCTCGGTGGTGCTGCGCGCAGCCCTGGACGTACTGCTGGAAGAAAAGCTGATCGACAACGCCCGGGCCATGGGCGAGGTATTCCGGGAGCGGATGCGCCGCGTGATGGCCAAACGCCCCGACGTGGTGGAGCTGGTGCGTGGCAAAGGCCTGCTCAACGCTGTGGTCATCAAGCCCGCCGCCGACGGCCGCACGGCCTGGGACGTATGCGTGACGCTGATGGAGCGCGGCGTGCTGGCCAAGCCCACCCACGGCGACATTATCCGGTTTGCACCGCCGCTGGTTATCACCGAAGAGCAGCTCCACGAAGCCTGCGACATTATCGAGCAGGTGATTCTGGACTTCTAG
- a CDS encoding DUF5522 domain-containing protein: protein MPDSTPQPLQPGDYYLTPEGYMVFTEQYHLRRGSCCGNGCRHCPWRKKGKWDR from the coding sequence GTGCCCGATTCCACCCCGCAACCGCTCCAGCCCGGCGACTACTACCTCACTCCGGAAGGCTACATGGTCTTTACGGAGCAGTACCACCTGCGCCGCGGCAGCTGCTGCGGCAACGGCTGCCGCCACTGCCCCTGGCGCAAAAAGGGCAAGTGGGACAGGTGA
- the rpmB gene encoding 50S ribosomal protein L28, with protein sequence MARVCDLTGKRTRVGNNVSHANNKTKRKFYPNLQKKRFYIPEEDAWVTLKVATSTIRTINKNGIMSVLKKAKEQGFIVY encoded by the coding sequence ATGGCCCGAGTTTGTGATTTGACCGGCAAGCGTACCCGCGTAGGTAACAACGTGTCGCACGCCAACAACAAGACCAAGCGCAAGTTCTACCCGAACCTGCAGAAAAAGCGCTTCTACATCCCCGAAGAGGATGCTTGGGTAACGCTGAAAGTAGCTACCAGCACCATCCGCACCATCAACAAGAACGGCATCATGTCGGTCCTGAAGAAGGCGAAGGAGCAGGGCTTCATCGTTTACTAG
- a CDS encoding aminopeptidase P family protein, with protein MSVFRLPSAARCLWAFLLLSALAPTAHAQRAAGPGRPTDFLDPAFHRSRREQLRQALPAGSVAVLFASPVRNRANDVNYLYHPHPDLYYLTGYDEPDAVLVLFKEPQTLGGQAGVTEALFVQPRDPKAELWTGRRLGTEGAKQQLKLQYVADNTAFATADIRWASFARIHFLDLPTDVRDDAQDPADLFDLVAAFRRQAAIPTDFNGRLDEVYGAVQRYGVVNAAGIRTYVEAQIRERPALAADAYLQGYLNASTDAERQQAISGRPVSRLGGAELNDALDALRAVKTPEELALLRRAVRISAVGQQEVMRALRPDMGEMEVQGLHEYIYKKYGAEFEGYPSIVGAGNNACILHYETNDKPRLGNDLLLMDCGAEYHGYTADVTRTVPPSGKFSAAQRQIYELVLAAQEAGIRECRAGNAFQAPGKAAQQVVTEGLLKLGIITAPEEMRRYFPHGTSHYLGLDVHDRGSYGPLQAGNVITVEPGIYIPEGSPCDKKWWNIGVRIEDDILITSAEPENLSKEAPRTVADIEALMAKPSVLESLQLPKL; from the coding sequence GTGTCTGTATTCCGTCTGCCTTCCGCCGCCCGCTGCCTGTGGGCTTTTCTGCTGCTGAGCGCCCTGGCGCCAACTGCCCACGCCCAGCGGGCCGCCGGCCCCGGCCGCCCTACCGACTTCCTCGACCCGGCCTTTCACAGAAGCCGGCGCGAGCAGCTGCGGCAGGCGCTGCCGGCGGGCTCGGTGGCGGTGCTGTTTGCCAGCCCGGTCCGCAATCGTGCCAACGACGTCAACTACCTCTACCACCCGCATCCTGACCTCTACTACCTCACCGGCTACGACGAGCCCGACGCGGTGCTGGTGCTGTTCAAGGAGCCCCAGACGCTGGGCGGGCAGGCGGGCGTCACGGAGGCGCTGTTCGTGCAGCCCCGCGACCCCAAAGCCGAGCTCTGGACCGGCCGCCGCCTGGGCACCGAGGGCGCTAAGCAGCAGCTCAAGCTGCAGTACGTAGCCGACAACACCGCCTTTGCCACGGCCGATATCCGCTGGGCCAGCTTCGCGCGGATCCACTTCCTGGACCTGCCCACCGACGTGCGCGACGACGCCCAGGACCCCGCCGACCTGTTCGACCTGGTAGCCGCCTTCCGCCGCCAGGCCGCCATTCCAACTGATTTCAATGGCCGCCTCGATGAAGTATATGGGGCCGTACAGCGCTACGGAGTGGTCAATGCTGCCGGCATCCGGACGTACGTCGAGGCCCAGATACGGGAGCGGCCCGCGCTGGCTGCCGATGCCTACCTGCAGGGCTATCTGAATGCCTCCACTGATGCCGAACGCCAGCAGGCTATCAGCGGGCGGCCCGTCAGCCGCTTAGGCGGGGCTGAGCTCAACGATGCGCTGGATGCACTGCGGGCCGTGAAAACGCCCGAGGAGCTGGCCTTGCTGCGCCGTGCCGTCCGCATCAGCGCTGTGGGGCAGCAGGAGGTAATGAGGGCCCTGCGGCCCGACATGGGCGAGATGGAAGTGCAGGGTCTGCACGAGTACATCTACAAGAAATACGGGGCCGAGTTCGAGGGCTACCCCAGCATCGTGGGCGCCGGCAACAACGCCTGCATCCTGCACTACGAAACCAACGACAAGCCCCGCCTCGGCAACGACCTGCTGCTGATGGACTGCGGCGCCGAATACCACGGCTACACCGCCGACGTGACGCGCACGGTGCCGCCCTCGGGCAAGTTCAGCGCGGCCCAGCGCCAGATTTACGAACTGGTGCTGGCCGCGCAGGAAGCCGGCATCCGGGAGTGCCGGGCCGGCAACGCCTTTCAGGCGCCCGGCAAGGCCGCCCAGCAGGTAGTTACGGAAGGCTTGCTGAAGCTGGGCATCATCACCGCCCCCGAGGAGATGCGCCGCTACTTCCCGCACGGCACCAGCCACTACCTCGGCCTCGACGTGCACGACCGGGGCAGCTACGGCCCGCTGCAGGCCGGCAACGTCATCACCGTAGAGCCCGGCATCTACATCCCGGAGGGCAGCCCCTGCGACAAAAAGTGGTGGAACATCGGCGTCCGGATTGAAGACGACATCCTCATCACCAGCGCCGAGCCCGAAAATCTGTCGAAGGAAGCGCCGCGCACCGTGGCCGATATTGAGGCCCTGATGGCCAAGCCCAGCGTGCTGGAAAGCCTGCAGCTGCCGAAGCTGTAG
- the rpmG gene encoding 50S ribosomal protein L33, with product MAKKGNRVQVILECTEHKNSGQPGTSRYITTKNRKNTPERIELKKFNNVLKKMTVHKEIK from the coding sequence ATGGCTAAGAAAGGCAATCGGGTGCAGGTGATCCTTGAATGCACTGAGCATAAAAACTCGGGGCAGCCGGGCACCTCGCGCTACATCACCACCAAGAACCGCAAGAACACTCCTGAGCGCATTGAGTTGAAGAAGTTCAACAACGTGCTCAAGAAGATGACCGTTCACAAGGAAATCAAGTAA
- a CDS encoding DUF4295 domain-containing protein encodes MAKKVVATLKTPGGKDWAKVIRAVKSEKTGAYTFREEMVPVDKVQDYLATGVK; translated from the coding sequence ATGGCTAAGAAAGTAGTAGCAACCCTGAAAACTCCAGGCGGCAAGGACTGGGCTAAAGTCATTCGCGCCGTGAAATCGGAGAAAACCGGTGCCTATACCTTCCGCGAGGAAATGGTGCCCGTTGACAAAGTGCAGGATTACCTCGCCACCGGCGTTAAGTAA